One stretch of Amycolatopsis sp. NBC_00345 DNA includes these proteins:
- the menD gene encoding 2-succinyl-5-enolpyruvyl-6-hydroxy-3-cyclohexene-1-carboxylic-acid synthase, with the protein MNPSTAQARVIVDELVRNTVSHVVLCPGSRNAPLSIALYDAAAAGRLQLHVRIDERGAAFLALGIAARTGRPAAVVCTSGTAAANFHPAVLEADRAGVPLIVLTADRPPELRAAGASQVIDQYQLYGNAVRYFDELAVAERRPGQNSYWRSQICRAWNAAYGEWRCGPVHLNIPFRDPLVPDFDDEAWYESLEGRPDGERWTELPDFGALPSFVVPSARHGLVIACDTGVQAASEWAEQHGWPVVSETGGLGLSGSTAIPAGAWLLGVEEFISKHRPEQVLCLGRPTVFRQVQQVLSDPAVEVLLVRPDSDWPAPAHNVRQVGQWFAEPTKPADPEWLASWQRADAAATGAVTEALAGEPWPSGLRVATELVDALPDGALLVVGSSNPTRDVALAGRLRPDVLVHRNRGVAGIDGTVSTAIGAAMVHRAPSYALLGDLTFLHDASGLLTGPTEQRPDLTIVVLNDDGGGIFSLLEQGAPEYSASFERVFGTPHGADLGALCAGYRVPHVVAETITEFRAALKPKPGLRVVEVRVDRTRHRDLHARLRSAVAAAVGSA; encoded by the coding sequence GTGAACCCGTCCACCGCGCAGGCCCGGGTGATCGTCGACGAGCTCGTCCGCAACACCGTCTCCCACGTGGTCCTCTGCCCCGGCTCGCGTAACGCGCCGTTGTCGATCGCGCTGTACGACGCGGCCGCGGCCGGGCGGCTGCAGCTGCACGTCCGCATCGACGAGCGCGGCGCCGCGTTTCTCGCCCTCGGCATCGCCGCGCGCACCGGGCGGCCCGCGGCCGTGGTGTGCACGTCCGGCACCGCGGCGGCGAACTTCCACCCCGCCGTGCTGGAGGCCGACCGCGCCGGCGTGCCGCTGATCGTGCTGACCGCCGACCGGCCGCCGGAGCTGCGCGCGGCCGGCGCGAGCCAGGTGATCGACCAGTACCAGCTCTACGGCAACGCCGTGCGCTACTTCGACGAGCTGGCCGTGGCCGAGCGACGGCCCGGCCAGAACTCGTACTGGCGCAGCCAGATCTGCCGCGCGTGGAACGCCGCGTACGGCGAGTGGCGCTGCGGGCCGGTGCACCTGAACATCCCGTTCCGCGACCCGCTGGTGCCGGACTTCGACGACGAGGCGTGGTACGAGTCACTCGAGGGCCGCCCGGACGGCGAGCGCTGGACGGAGCTGCCGGACTTCGGCGCGCTGCCCTCGTTCGTGGTCCCGTCGGCGCGGCACGGCCTGGTGATCGCGTGTGACACCGGCGTGCAGGCGGCCAGCGAGTGGGCCGAGCAGCACGGCTGGCCGGTGGTGTCGGAGACCGGCGGCCTCGGCCTGTCCGGCTCGACCGCGATCCCGGCCGGCGCGTGGCTGCTGGGCGTCGAGGAGTTCATCAGCAAGCACCGGCCGGAGCAGGTGCTCTGCCTCGGCCGTCCGACGGTGTTCCGGCAGGTCCAGCAGGTGCTCTCCGACCCGGCGGTCGAGGTGCTGCTGGTGCGCCCGGACTCCGACTGGCCCGCGCCCGCGCACAACGTCCGGCAGGTCGGCCAGTGGTTCGCCGAGCCGACGAAGCCCGCCGACCCGGAGTGGCTCGCGAGCTGGCAGCGCGCCGACGCGGCCGCCACCGGCGCCGTCACGGAGGCACTGGCCGGCGAGCCGTGGCCGAGCGGCCTGCGGGTGGCGACCGAGTTGGTGGACGCGCTGCCCGACGGCGCGCTGCTGGTGGTCGGCTCGTCGAACCCGACGCGGGACGTCGCGCTGGCCGGGCGGCTGCGCCCGGACGTGCTGGTGCACCGCAACCGCGGCGTCGCGGGCATCGACGGCACGGTGTCCACGGCCATCGGCGCGGCCATGGTGCACCGCGCGCCGTCGTATGCGCTGCTGGGCGACCTGACGTTCCTGCACGACGCGAGCGGCCTGCTCACCGGCCCCACGGAACAGCGCCCGGACCTGACGATCGTGGTGCTCAACGACGACGGTGGCGGCATCTTCTCCCTACTGGAACAGGGCGCGCCCGAGTACAGCGCGAGCTTCGAGCGCGTGTTCGGCACCCCGCACGGCGCCGACCTGGGCGCGCTGTGCGCGGGCTACCGCGTGCCGCACGTCGTCGCCGAGACGATCACGGAGTTCCGCGCCGCGCTGAAGCCCAAGCCGGGGCTGCGGGTGGTCGAGGTCCGCGTCGACCGGACCCGGCACCGTGACCTGCACGCGCGGCTTCGTTCGGCGGTGGCGGCCGCGGTGGGGTCCGCCTGA
- a CDS encoding DUF3592 domain-containing protein, which yields MTARSERARRIGWFTVLSVASLLTVMCVGLLFAAIRNDNSIQAHLGTANATVESVAFDRTIIQYETPDGIVHSPANGVLYPSGLSAGQLVLIEYDATDPDLARVAGRSATLTLLPLGTTILFTWLIAAPLLWWLRRLIKRDRAAHPAPEPTEAPVS from the coding sequence GTGACGGCTAGGAGCGAACGGGCGAGGCGCATCGGGTGGTTCACCGTCCTCAGCGTCGCCTCGCTGCTCACCGTGATGTGCGTGGGCCTGCTCTTCGCGGCGATCCGCAACGACAACTCGATCCAGGCGCACCTCGGCACGGCCAACGCCACCGTCGAGTCCGTCGCCTTCGACCGCACGATCATCCAGTACGAGACGCCCGACGGGATCGTGCACAGCCCGGCGAACGGCGTCCTCTACCCGTCCGGGCTGTCGGCGGGCCAGCTCGTGCTGATCGAGTACGACGCTACGGACCCGGACCTCGCCAGGGTCGCCGGCCGCTCGGCCACCCTGACGCTGCTGCCGCTGGGCACGACGATCCTGTTCACCTGGCTGATCGCGGCCCCGCTGCTGTGGTGGCTGCGCCGCCTGATCAAGCGCGACCGTGCCGCCCACCCGGCTCCTGAGCCCACCGAGGCGCCGGTCTCCTGA
- a CDS encoding 1,4-dihydroxy-2-naphthoyl-CoA synthase — protein sequence MDDARVSELFDPAAWTEVEGFAFTDITYHRSTESRSGKRVVRVAFDRPEVRNAFRPHTVDELYRALDHARMGSDVGCVLLTGNGPSPKDGGWAFCSGGDQRIRGRSGYQYASGETSDTVDPARAGRLHILEVQRLIRFMPKPVVAVVPGWAAGGGHSLHVVCDLTLASAEHARFKQTDADVGSFDGGFGSAYLARQVGQKFAREIFFLGRDYTAEQMQAMGAVNAVVPHASLEAEALEWGWAILGKSPTAQRMLKYAFNAIDDGLVGQQLFAGETTRLAYMQDEAVEGRDAFLQKRDPDWADYPYYY from the coding sequence GTGGATGACGCCCGAGTTTCCGAGCTGTTCGATCCGGCCGCATGGACCGAGGTCGAAGGTTTCGCCTTCACCGACATCACCTACCACCGCTCGACCGAAAGCCGCTCCGGCAAACGGGTGGTCCGGGTCGCGTTCGACCGCCCCGAGGTCCGTAACGCCTTCCGGCCCCACACCGTCGACGAGCTCTACCGCGCCCTCGACCACGCGCGGATGGGCTCGGACGTCGGCTGTGTCCTGCTCACCGGGAACGGCCCGTCGCCCAAGGACGGCGGGTGGGCCTTCTGTTCCGGCGGTGACCAGCGTATTCGCGGAAGGTCCGGGTATCAGTACGCGAGCGGGGAGACCTCCGACACGGTCGACCCGGCGCGGGCGGGCCGGCTGCACATCCTCGAGGTCCAGCGGCTGATCCGGTTCATGCCGAAACCGGTCGTCGCCGTCGTGCCCGGCTGGGCCGCGGGCGGCGGGCACTCGCTGCACGTGGTGTGCGATCTCACCCTGGCCTCGGCCGAGCACGCGCGGTTCAAGCAGACCGACGCCGACGTCGGCTCGTTCGACGGCGGATTCGGCTCGGCCTACCTCGCGCGGCAGGTCGGGCAGAAGTTCGCGCGCGAGATCTTCTTCCTGGGCCGCGACTACACCGCCGAGCAGATGCAGGCGATGGGCGCGGTGAACGCCGTCGTCCCGCACGCCTCGCTGGAGGCCGAGGCACTGGAGTGGGGCTGGGCGATCCTCGGCAAGTCGCCGACCGCGCAGCGGATGCTGAAGTACGCCTTCAACGCGATCGACGACGGCCTGGTCGGCCAGCAGCTCTTCGCCGGGGAAACCACCCGTCTGGCGTACATGCAGGACGAGGCCGTGGAGGGCCGCGACGCGTTCCTGCAGAAGCGGGACCCAGACTGGGCCGACTACCCGTACTACTACTGA
- a CDS encoding VOC family protein, with translation MKITGTALSLNVEDVAASAAFLVEHFGFTERMAADGFAGLGRDDAGVNVVFLRRGLPTLPADQRDDVAQGLILAFEVDDLEGELARLQAAGVTITMPLTSEEWGERAFQVRDPNGVIVQLVDWKAPTGG, from the coding sequence ATGAAGATCACCGGAACCGCGTTGTCGCTGAACGTGGAGGACGTCGCCGCTTCGGCGGCCTTCCTCGTCGAGCATTTCGGCTTCACTGAGCGAATGGCCGCCGACGGGTTCGCCGGCCTCGGCCGTGACGACGCCGGTGTGAACGTGGTCTTCCTGCGCCGGGGCCTGCCCACTCTGCCCGCTGATCAGCGCGACGACGTCGCCCAAGGGCTGATCCTCGCCTTCGAAGTCGATGACCTCGAAGGCGAACTGGCTCGTCTGCAGGCCGCGGGAGTGACCATCACGATGCCGTTGACCAGCGAGGAGTGGGGCGAGCGCGCGTTTCAGGTCCGCGACCCCAACGGGGTGATCGTTCAGCTGGTGGACTGGAAGGCGCCGACGGGCGGCTGA
- a CDS encoding glycosyltransferase family 4 protein has protein sequence MTNSVLRVVEHLADRAHDVLVVAPGPGPESYRGAPVVRIPAFDVPGVHSLPIGLPTRTVLTALAGFAPDVVHLASPFVVGARGLAAARRLRVPTVAVYQTDIAGFAAAYGFGIGARAAWRWVRRVHSRADRTLAPSSDAVEQLELHGVPRVHRWARGVDIERFSPSHADPALRAELAPNGELLVGFVGRLAPEKEVDRLIALADVPGVRLVVVGDGPELPALRERLPRAAFLGAKYGDDLSAAYASLDVFVHTGPHETFCQAVQEAMASGLPVLAPAAGGPKDLVLPGRTGYLLPADRAGFGPALVEKVDALRDPALRARLGEKARKVVLGRTWPAVCRELVGHYEQVRGQVARAA, from the coding sequence GTGACGAATTCCGTGCTGCGGGTCGTCGAGCACCTGGCCGACCGTGCCCACGACGTGCTCGTGGTGGCGCCCGGTCCTGGCCCGGAGTCCTACCGCGGCGCCCCCGTGGTCCGCATCCCCGCCTTCGACGTGCCCGGCGTGCACTCGCTGCCGATCGGCCTGCCGACGCGCACGGTGCTCACGGCGCTGGCCGGCTTCGCGCCGGACGTGGTGCACCTGGCGTCGCCGTTCGTGGTCGGCGCGCGCGGGCTGGCCGCCGCGAGACGGCTGCGGGTGCCGACGGTCGCCGTCTACCAGACCGACATCGCCGGGTTCGCCGCCGCGTACGGCTTCGGCATCGGCGCCCGCGCGGCCTGGCGCTGGGTCCGCCGCGTGCACTCGCGGGCCGACCGGACGCTCGCGCCGTCGTCCGACGCGGTGGAACAGCTGGAACTGCACGGGGTTCCGCGGGTGCACCGGTGGGCCCGCGGCGTCGACATCGAACGGTTCTCGCCGTCGCACGCCGACCCCGCGCTGCGCGCCGAGCTGGCCCCGAACGGCGAGCTGCTGGTCGGCTTCGTCGGCAGGCTCGCGCCGGAGAAGGAGGTCGACCGGCTGATCGCGCTGGCCGACGTGCCGGGCGTGCGGCTGGTCGTGGTCGGCGACGGCCCGGAGCTGCCCGCGTTGCGCGAGCGCCTGCCGCGCGCGGCCTTCCTCGGCGCCAAGTACGGCGACGACCTCTCGGCCGCGTACGCCAGCCTGGACGTGTTCGTCCACACTGGACCGCACGAGACGTTCTGCCAGGCGGTGCAGGAGGCAATGGCGTCCGGCCTGCCGGTGCTCGCGCCCGCCGCGGGGGGCCCGAAGGACCTGGTGCTGCCCGGCCGCACGGGTTACCTGCTGCCGGCGGACCGTGCCGGTTTCGGGCCCGCGCTGGTCGAAAAGGTGGACGCTCTGCGCGACCCGGCGCTGCGGGCGCGGCTGGGGGAGAAGGCACGGAAAGTGGTGCTGGGCCGCACGTGGCCGGCGGTCTGCCGCGAGCTCGTCGGGCACTACGAGCAGGTGCGGGGCCAAGTCGCGCGCGCGGCTTGA
- a CDS encoding inositol monophosphatase family protein: MTLLSSRPSQPVEPGLLSRALEVAGRLANDATDVITATAGRGAHPSTLDSPFDWVTDTDRILERHTRRVLTAEFPGIPVVGHEFGADHGADVAEYRWVVDSVDGTANYVAGVPWCAYSLALVDASGPVVGVVADPYRAQIYAAARGRGARANGKPIKLADRCVTAGAIVCTELARKGPWPGMGGFIERAAAAHAGVRVLGSAALSIAQVALGHAAAAVLHSYHEWDVAGSVALAIEAGAVVLDKHGEDTALPTDGLLVAAPGVADEVLGWWQETATVA, encoded by the coding sequence ATGACCCTCTTGTCCTCCAGGCCGTCGCAGCCCGTGGAGCCGGGGCTGCTCTCGAGGGCACTCGAGGTGGCTGGCCGGCTGGCCAACGACGCCACCGACGTGATCACGGCGACGGCAGGCCGCGGCGCCCACCCCTCGACCCTGGACTCCCCCTTCGACTGGGTCACCGACACCGACCGCATCCTCGAACGGCACACCCGCCGGGTGCTGACCGCCGAGTTCCCCGGGATCCCGGTGGTCGGCCACGAGTTCGGCGCCGACCACGGCGCGGACGTGGCCGAGTACCGCTGGGTCGTCGACTCCGTGGACGGCACCGCCAACTACGTCGCGGGCGTGCCGTGGTGCGCCTACAGCCTCGCGCTGGTCGACGCGTCCGGCCCGGTCGTCGGCGTGGTCGCCGACCCGTACCGCGCGCAGATCTACGCCGCCGCCCGCGGCCGTGGCGCCCGCGCGAACGGCAAGCCGATCAAGCTGGCCGACCGGTGCGTGACGGCGGGCGCGATCGTCTGCACCGAGCTGGCGCGCAAGGGACCGTGGCCGGGCATGGGCGGGTTCATCGAACGCGCGGCGGCCGCGCACGCGGGCGTCCGGGTGCTGGGCTCGGCCGCGCTGTCGATCGCGCAGGTCGCGCTGGGCCACGCGGCCGCGGCCGTGCTGCACAGCTACCACGAGTGGGACGTCGCGGGCTCCGTCGCGCTGGCCATCGAGGCGGGCGCCGTGGTGCTCGACAAACACGGCGAGGACACCGCACTGCCGACGGACGGCCTGCTGGTCGCCGCCCCCGGCGTCGCCGACGAGGTCCTCGGCTGGTGGCAGGAGACAGCGACAGTCGCCTGA
- a CDS encoding M1 family metallopeptidase, with protein MRVRIRAGLGVLAAGVASVLLANVAGAAPAPGAPGVGDPYYPNAGNGGTDVLHYDIRLSYQPATDVLSGTTTLLLTATQDLSRFDLDFALKASSVLVGNRPAQFTNQNGDGELVVTPAVPLAKGQTTTVVVAYSDTPSTAKIGTLNAWKKGSFGALGVDEPQSAAWWFPSNDHPTDKATYDVSVEAPDGNSVVSNGNLVRKTQSRAGWTRWNWRSTKPQATYLTSLVIGPYEVNQSTTPDGKPFITAYGSDLGDSLYAAKASVERTPEVDAFLATQFGPFPFEAEGGVVTSGITFSLENQTRPTYGLKNFLAGANTTLIAHENAHQWFGDNVSLGKWSDIWLNEGFASYAEFLWSEHEGEGTTAELAQYTYDKYAADSPFWQVLPGDPGAANQFDAAVYDRGAMALQALRTTVGDDAFFSILKQWQVLKAGKTGVIPEFEALAEKVSGKPLQDFFQTWLFTKGKPATGPNGTAAKAFASKITQVKPKSYDQIQANHQALATAGER; from the coding sequence ATGCGTGTCAGAATTCGCGCCGGGCTCGGTGTGCTCGCCGCAGGCGTGGCCTCGGTGCTGCTGGCGAACGTCGCGGGCGCGGCTCCCGCGCCGGGCGCACCGGGCGTCGGCGACCCGTACTATCCGAACGCCGGCAACGGCGGCACCGACGTGCTGCACTACGACATCCGGCTGAGCTACCAGCCGGCCACCGATGTGCTGTCCGGCACGACCACGCTGCTGCTCACCGCGACCCAGGACCTTTCCCGGTTCGACCTGGACTTCGCGCTCAAGGCCTCCAGCGTGCTGGTGGGCAACCGGCCCGCGCAGTTCACCAACCAGAACGGCGACGGCGAGCTGGTGGTCACCCCCGCGGTGCCGCTCGCCAAGGGGCAGACCACCACCGTGGTCGTCGCCTACTCCGACACCCCGTCCACGGCGAAGATCGGCACGCTCAACGCGTGGAAGAAGGGTTCGTTCGGCGCGCTCGGCGTCGACGAGCCGCAGAGCGCCGCGTGGTGGTTCCCGTCCAACGACCACCCCACCGACAAGGCGACCTACGACGTCTCGGTCGAGGCGCCGGACGGCAACTCCGTGGTGTCGAACGGGAATCTCGTGCGCAAGACCCAGAGCCGCGCCGGCTGGACGCGCTGGAACTGGCGCAGCACCAAGCCGCAGGCCACCTACCTCACCTCGCTGGTGATCGGCCCGTACGAGGTGAACCAGTCGACGACGCCGGACGGCAAGCCGTTCATCACCGCCTACGGCTCGGACCTCGGCGACTCGCTGTACGCCGCGAAGGCCAGCGTCGAGCGCACGCCGGAGGTCGACGCGTTCCTGGCGACGCAGTTCGGCCCGTTCCCGTTCGAGGCCGAGGGCGGCGTGGTGACCAGCGGGATCACGTTCTCGCTGGAGAACCAGACGCGGCCCACCTACGGCCTGAAGAACTTCCTGGCGGGCGCCAACACCACGCTGATCGCGCACGAGAACGCCCACCAGTGGTTCGGCGACAACGTCTCGCTCGGCAAGTGGAGCGACATCTGGCTGAACGAGGGCTTCGCCTCCTACGCCGAGTTCCTCTGGTCCGAGCACGAGGGCGAGGGCACCACGGCGGAGCTGGCCCAGTACACGTACGACAAGTACGCCGCCGACTCCCCGTTCTGGCAGGTCCTGCCGGGCGACCCGGGCGCGGCGAACCAGTTCGACGCGGCGGTTTACGACCGTGGCGCGATGGCTCTGCAGGCCCTGCGCACCACCGTCGGTGACGACGCGTTCTTCTCGATCCTGAAGCAGTGGCAGGTCCTGAAGGCCGGGAAGACCGGCGTGATCCCGGAGTTCGAGGCGCTCGCCGAGAAGGTCTCGGGCAAGCCGCTGCAGGACTTCTTCCAGACCTGGCTGTTCACCAAGGGCAAGCCGGCGACCGGCCCGAACGGGACCGCGGCGAAGGCCTTCGCGAGCAAGATCACGCAGGTCAAGCCGAAGTCGTACGACCAGATCCAGGCCAACCACCAGGCACTGGCCACGGCCGGCGAACGCTGA